One Jatrophihabitans endophyticus DNA window includes the following coding sequences:
- a CDS encoding MSMEG_0569 family flavin-dependent oxidoreductase yields the protein MRAPERRDVVVVGGGQAGLAVSWYLTRSGIDHVVLERDTRMHSWADARWDSFCLVTPNWQCRLPGHHYDGPEPEGFMVGKEIVDWLDGWLTTFTPPLREHTAVGSVRPAEDGAGFDVETSGGRIRAARVVVATGGYHLPRVPRLAERLPEDVEQVHSSRYRSPDSLPAGPVLVVGTGQSGAQIAEDLLLAGRDVHLAVGNAPRFARRYRGRDVISWMHDTGHYDKPVTDKPPAERTEDRTNHYVTGRDGGRDIDLRSFARQGMTLHGRLREVGGGDLVFDGDLERNLDAADDVYNGINALIDAHIAARGLSVPEPPSRYEPVWRPYGYRGSRLRAAELAAVVWATGFTRDYRWLHAPVFDGAGHPQHVRGVTPVPGLFFVGLPWLHTWGSGRFAGIERDAAHVAAALGAAVPATPVAAD from the coding sequence ATGCGCGCCCCCGAGCGACGCGACGTCGTCGTCGTGGGCGGTGGACAGGCCGGCCTCGCGGTCAGCTGGTACCTGACGCGCAGCGGGATCGACCATGTCGTGCTCGAACGCGACACGCGCATGCACAGCTGGGCCGACGCCCGCTGGGACTCGTTCTGCCTCGTGACGCCGAACTGGCAGTGCCGGCTGCCCGGCCACCACTACGACGGTCCGGAGCCCGAGGGCTTCATGGTCGGCAAGGAGATCGTCGACTGGCTCGACGGCTGGCTGACGACGTTCACCCCGCCGCTGCGCGAGCACACCGCCGTCGGCTCCGTACGCCCGGCCGAGGACGGCGCCGGGTTCGATGTCGAGACGTCGGGCGGGCGCATCCGGGCCGCGCGGGTCGTCGTCGCGACGGGCGGCTACCACCTGCCCCGCGTGCCGCGGCTGGCCGAGCGCCTGCCCGAGGACGTCGAGCAGGTGCACTCGTCGCGCTACCGCAGCCCCGACTCGCTGCCCGCCGGGCCGGTGCTCGTCGTCGGCACCGGCCAGTCGGGTGCGCAGATCGCCGAGGACCTGCTGCTCGCGGGCCGCGACGTCCACCTCGCCGTCGGCAACGCGCCCCGCTTCGCGCGCCGCTACCGGGGTCGCGACGTCATCTCCTGGATGCACGACACCGGGCACTACGACAAGCCGGTCACCGACAAGCCGCCGGCGGAGCGCACCGAGGACCGCACGAACCACTACGTGACCGGTCGCGACGGTGGTCGCGACATCGACCTGCGTTCCTTCGCGCGGCAGGGGATGACGCTGCACGGCCGGCTCCGCGAGGTCGGCGGAGGTGACCTGGTGTTCGACGGTGACCTCGAACGCAACCTCGACGCCGCGGACGACGTCTACAACGGCATCAACGCGCTCATCGACGCGCACATCGCCGCCCGCGGTCTGTCGGTGCCCGAGCCCCCGAGTCGTTACGAGCCGGTGTGGCGCCCCTACGGCTACCGCGGCTCGCGGCTGCGGGCGGCCGAGCTGGCCGCGGTGGTGTGGGCGACCGGTTTCACGCGCGACTACCGGTGGCTGCACGCTCCCGTGTTCGACGGCGCCGGCCACCCGCAGCACGTCCGTGGCGTCACGCCGGTGCCCGGCCTGTTCTTCGTCGGGCTGCCGTGGTTGCACACCTGGGGCTCCGGGCGGTTCGCGGGCATCGAGCGCGACGCCGCGCACGTCGCGGCCGCGCTCGGCGCCGCGGTGCCCGCCACCCCGGTCGCCGCCGACTGA
- a CDS encoding carbon-nitrogen hydrolase family protein → MAALRIAAASAHFGRDLPRSLERIGSVVAAARRVGVSLLVLPDAALGGYLADLRSPDPDALPPALDPDADEFAQIRAMAGDLVVCLGYSERADGRLWNSAVCLTGDGVLGRYRKVHQPPGEALVYAAGDRIAAFDTPVGRLGMLIDYDKTFPEAARTLALDGARVVACLCAWPASLTQRAPRLTQDRQSRLFDLYDCARAAENQVVWVAANQTGTMGGLRFLGQSKVVGPGGEVLARTWAKAGLAVAEVDVDAEVERARLVLHHLRERRPDLYAEK, encoded by the coding sequence ATGGCGGCACTGCGCATCGCGGCCGCGTCGGCGCACTTCGGCCGCGACCTGCCCCGTTCGCTCGAACGCATCGGGTCGGTCGTGGCGGCCGCCCGCCGGGTCGGCGTGTCGCTGCTGGTGCTGCCCGACGCCGCCCTCGGCGGCTACCTGGCCGACCTGCGCTCGCCCGATCCGGACGCGCTGCCGCCCGCGCTGGATCCCGACGCGGACGAATTCGCGCAGATCCGCGCGATGGCGGGCGACCTGGTCGTCTGCCTCGGGTACTCCGAGCGCGCGGACGGCCGGCTGTGGAACTCGGCGGTGTGCCTGACCGGCGACGGTGTCCTCGGTCGCTACCGCAAGGTGCACCAGCCGCCCGGCGAGGCCCTGGTCTACGCCGCCGGCGACCGCATCGCGGCGTTCGACACCCCGGTCGGCCGGCTCGGCATGCTCATCGACTACGACAAGACGTTCCCGGAGGCCGCGCGCACGTTGGCCCTGGACGGTGCCCGGGTCGTCGCGTGCCTGTGCGCGTGGCCGGCCAGCCTGACCCAGCGGGCACCGCGGCTCACGCAGGACCGGCAGTCGCGGCTGTTCGACCTCTACGACTGCGCCCGCGCCGCGGAGAACCAGGTCGTGTGGGTGGCGGCGAACCAGACGGGCACGATGGGCGGCCTGCGCTTCCTCGGCCAGTCCAAGGTCGTGGGCCCGGGTGGCGAGGTGCTGGCGCGGACGTGGGCGAAGGCCGGTCTCGCCGTCGCCGAGGTCGACGTCGACGCCGAGGTCGAGCGGGCGCGGCTGGTGCTGCACCACCTGCGGGAACGCCGTCCCGACCTCTACGCGGAGAAGTAG
- a CDS encoding MSMEG_0565 family glycosyltransferase, whose product MRIALLTYSTRPRGGVVHTLALAEALVELGHDVDVWSLARGGDAGFFRPVDPAVGVRLVPFPEVEGESVGTRILRSIDVLGTAFAAVGHDYDVVHAQDCISANAAPRCVRTIHHLDTFTTPELAACHERAVVTPYAHVCVSHAVAAEVRAGWGIAATVIPNGVDAARFAGVAAADRDRRRAELGRYVLAVGGIEPRKGSADLVEAMAHARRRDPGLRLVVAGGETLFDYRDYRAAVLARAAALDVEPVLLGPVAHDALPSYVAGATAFAFPSVKEGFGMAALEAMAAGVPVVMRDLPVLREVFAGAATFAAGPHDLAAGLLAAARGPDAERVGRGRALAERHTWRAAASAHADLYAALCQPTAPHL is encoded by the coding sequence GTGCGCATCGCGCTGCTCACCTACTCCACCCGCCCGCGCGGTGGGGTCGTGCACACCCTCGCGCTCGCGGAGGCCCTGGTCGAGCTCGGTCACGACGTCGACGTGTGGTCGCTCGCGCGGGGCGGGGACGCCGGCTTCTTCCGGCCGGTCGATCCCGCGGTGGGGGTGCGGCTCGTGCCCTTCCCCGAGGTCGAGGGCGAGTCGGTGGGGACGCGCATCCTGCGGTCGATCGACGTGCTGGGCACCGCCTTCGCGGCGGTGGGCCACGACTACGACGTGGTCCACGCGCAGGACTGCATCAGCGCGAACGCCGCGCCCCGGTGCGTCCGGACGATCCACCACCTCGACACCTTCACCACGCCCGAGCTCGCGGCCTGCCACGAGCGGGCCGTGGTGACGCCGTACGCCCACGTGTGCGTGTCGCACGCGGTGGCCGCCGAGGTGCGCGCCGGCTGGGGGATCGCGGCCACCGTGATCCCCAACGGCGTCGACGCCGCTCGCTTCGCCGGCGTGGCGGCGGCCGACCGCGACCGTCGTCGCGCGGAGCTCGGCCGCTACGTGCTGGCGGTCGGCGGCATCGAGCCGCGCAAGGGCAGCGCCGATCTCGTCGAGGCCATGGCGCACGCGCGCCGCCGCGACCCCGGCCTGCGGCTCGTCGTCGCCGGCGGCGAGACGCTCTTCGACTACCGCGACTACCGGGCCGCGGTGCTGGCCCGGGCCGCGGCACTCGACGTCGAGCCGGTGCTGCTCGGGCCGGTGGCGCACGACGCGCTGCCGTCCTACGTGGCGGGGGCGACCGCGTTCGCCTTCCCGTCGGTCAAGGAGGGGTTCGGCATGGCCGCGCTCGAGGCCATGGCGGCCGGCGTCCCGGTCGTGATGCGCGACCTGCCGGTGCTGCGCGAGGTGTTCGCCGGCGCCGCGACCTTCGCCGCCGGCCCGCACGACCTCGCGGCCGGCCTGCTCGCCGCCGCTCGCGGGCCGGACGCCGAGCGGGTCGGCCGGGGCCGTGCCCTCGCCGAACGCCACACCTGGCGCGCCGCGGCGTCGGCCCACGCCGACCTCTACGCCGCCCTCTGCCAGCCCACCGCCCCGCACCTGTGA
- a CDS encoding DUF485 domain-containing protein translates to MSSSLGKREPERPPVDRDAPTETYVDVANSPEFDALRRTFRRFVFPMSALFLTWYLVYVLLSNYAGDFMGTTVVGNIHLGLVIGLLQFVSTFVITMVYARWAGRRFDPAAEDLARRVHLPEQHA, encoded by the coding sequence ATGTCGTCGTCGTTGGGAAAGCGTGAGCCGGAGCGGCCACCCGTCGACCGCGACGCCCCGACCGAGACCTACGTCGACGTCGCGAACTCGCCGGAGTTCGACGCGCTGCGGCGGACGTTCCGTCGCTTCGTGTTCCCGATGTCGGCGCTGTTCCTGACCTGGTACCTCGTCTACGTCCTGCTGTCGAACTACGCCGGCGACTTCATGGGGACCACCGTGGTGGGCAACATCCACCTCGGGCTGGTGATCGGGCTGCTGCAGTTCGTGTCGACCTTCGTCATCACGATGGTCTATGCGCGCTGGGCCGGTCGACGGTTCGACCCCGCCGCCGAGGATCTCGCCCGGCGCGTCCACCTGCCCGAGCAGCACGCATGA